In the genome of Patescibacteria group bacterium, one region contains:
- a CDS encoding GTP-binding protein — protein MVEKKQQNLISRPPVVVVLGHVDHGKSSILEKIKDLKITEKESGGITQHIGAYEVEHQGKKITFIDTPGHEAFSAMRSRGAKVADIAILVIAAEEGIKPQTKEAISHIKKAGIPMIVAINKMDKPGADPEKVKRELSVQDISVESMGGKIPSVEISAETGKGIPELLELILLVAEMEGFKADVSKPAEGVIVESYLDSQRGPTATLILQNGILKRGDILGTSSVVGKIRIMEDFQGLSIKQASPSMPVIVLGFENVPRVGERFKVFTDIETAKRRLEGIVKPGPQVLDIEPDKKVLNLILKVDVLGSLEAIEEVLKKLPQEKVILRILKGEVGEINESDVKLAGGAKAIIVGFRVKTNPIAQKLALREKIKIMCFEVIYELVQEVRGVLEKKVRPEVVRIDLGKVKILAIFRTEKNRQIIGGKVIEGEVKRGASLEVFRNEEKVGRGKIVNLQRDKKEVEELAKGAECGILYEGDIKMEEGDVLWVYTEERRKGEL, from the coding sequence TTAGGTCATGTTGATCATGGCAAGAGCTCTATTTTGGAAAAAATTAAGGATTTGAAGATTACAGAGAAAGAATCAGGAGGGATTACCCAGCATATTGGAGCTTATGAGGTTGAACATCAAGGCAAGAAAATTACTTTTATTGATACTCCTGGTCATGAGGCGTTTTCAGCCATGCGTTCCAGAGGGGCAAAAGTAGCTGACATCGCGATTTTAGTAATAGCTGCTGAAGAAGGAATAAAGCCGCAAACTAAAGAAGCAATTTCTCATATTAAGAAAGCTGGAATTCCAATGATTGTGGCTATTAATAAAATGGATAAGCCAGGAGCTGATCCTGAAAAGGTTAAAAGAGAATTATCAGTCCAAGATATTTCAGTTGAATCAATGGGAGGCAAGATTCCTTCAGTAGAAATATCGGCAGAAACAGGCAAGGGAATTCCCGAGCTTTTAGAATTAATTTTGTTAGTGGCTGAAATGGAAGGTTTTAAAGCAGATGTTTCCAAACCAGCTGAAGGAGTGATAGTTGAATCATATTTAGATTCTCAGCGAGGACCAACAGCTACTTTAATTTTGCAAAATGGAATCTTGAAAAGAGGCGATATATTAGGAACTTCTTCTGTTGTTGGCAAAATTAGAATTATGGAAGATTTTCAGGGCTTATCTATTAAGCAGGCTTCTCCGTCAATGCCGGTTATTGTTTTAGGATTTGAAAATGTCCCTAGAGTTGGGGAGAGATTTAAAGTTTTTACTGATATTGAAACGGCTAAGAGAAGACTTGAAGGAATAGTTAAGCCGGGCCCTCAAGTGCTTGATATTGAGCCAGATAAGAAAGTTTTAAATTTGATTTTAAAAGTTGATGTTTTAGGGTCGCTTGAAGCAATTGAAGAGGTTTTGAAAAAGCTTCCTCAGGAGAAAGTTATTTTAAGAATTTTGAAGGGGGAAGTGGGGGAGATAAATGAGTCAGATGTGAAGTTAGCCGGAGGAGCTAAAGCTATAATAGTCGGTTTTAGAGTGAAAACAAATCCAATTGCCCAAAAATTAGCCTTGAGGGAAAAAATAAAGATAATGTGTTTTGAGGTAATCTATGAATTAGTTCAAGAAGTTAGAGGGGTTTTGGAAAAAAAGGTCAGACCCGAAGTAGTGAGGATTGATTTGGGAAAAGTTAAAATTTTAGCAATTTTTCGAACAGAAAAAAATCGCCAGATTATTGGAGGAAAAGTAATTGAAGGTGAGGTGAAAAGAGGGGCTTCTCTGGAGGTTTTCCGAAATGAGGAAAAAGTTGGCAGAGGGAAAATTGTTAATCTTCAGCGAGATAAAAAAGAGGTTGAGGAATTAGCAAAGGGAGCAGAATGCGGAATACTTTATGAAGGAGACATTAAGATGGAAGAAGGGGACGTGCTGTGGGTATACACAGAGGAGAGAAGAAAAGGAGAATTATAA
- the rbfA gene encoding 30S ribosome-binding factor RbfA, whose translation MSNRIQRVNALIKNELSQILLKEVGFPKDTLVTITRVESSVNLNQAKIYISVMSEDNIDEVFEILNRRIYDIQQTLNRRLKMRPIPKIEFKKEEKTEEAARVEELLEEIKNEEKG comes from the coding sequence ATGAGTAATCGCATTCAACGCGTTAATGCGTTGATAAAAAATGAGTTAAGTCAGATTCTTTTAAAAGAGGTTGGTTTTCCAAAGGATACTTTAGTAACTATTACCCGGGTGGAAAGTTCGGTGAATTTGAATCAGGCAAAAATATATATTTCAGTAATGTCTGAAGATAATATTGATGAAGTTTTCGAGATTTTAAATAGAAGAATTTATGATATTCAGCAGACCCTAAACAGACGTTTAAAAATGAGACCAATTCCTAAAATAGAATTTAAAAAAGAAGAAAAAACTGAGGAAGCAGCAAGGGTTGAGGAGCTTTTGGAGGAGATAAAAAATGAAGAGAAGGGTTGA
- a CDS encoding 3D domain-containing protein, with protein MDIYIEKEDPYLGAKKILVILITAGILASGLGLGITKMQQAKADEPASALELATIQENSLLAVSNPEAPVKVKKVKVVVTAYSSTTWQTDNTPFLTASGKTVEQGIVANNRYSFGTEIRFPEIYGDKVFVVEDRMNWKKGSYHFDIWMDSYEEAKSFGVKIVEAEILEN; from the coding sequence ATGGATATTTATATTGAAAAAGAGGATCCTTATCTGGGAGCCAAAAAAATCTTAGTTATTTTAATAACGGCTGGAATTCTTGCCAGTGGTTTAGGATTAGGAATAACAAAAATGCAGCAGGCAAAAGCCGATGAGCCGGCTTCTGCTTTAGAACTGGCTACAATCCAAGAAAATTCTCTCTTAGCAGTATCTAATCCCGAAGCTCCTGTTAAAGTCAAGAAAGTAAAAGTGGTAGTCACTGCTTATTCCAGTACTACTTGGCAGACAGACAATACTCCATTTCTAACCGCTTCAGGAAAAACAGTTGAACAAGGAATTGTAGCTAATAATAGGTACTCCTTTGGGACCGAGATAAGATTTCCTGAGATTTACGGAGATAAAGTTTTTGTAGTCGAGGACCGAATGAATTGGAAAAAAGGATCTTATCATTTTGATATCTGGATGGATTCTTATGAAGAAGCCAAAAGCTTTGGGGTAAAAATAGTTGAAGCCGAAATTTTAGAAAACTAA
- the rplS gene encoding 50S ribosomal protein L19 → MPTKIETFTKTQLKKGLPDIRPGDTVRVYQKVKEKDKERLQAFEGIVLAKKHGKGISATITVRKVISGIGVEKIFPIHSLTIEKIEILKRGKVRRAKLYYLRKAKGKKARLKRKEFTEAIAEEEPKEEIVREKPTEEKKEEPR, encoded by the coding sequence ATGCCTACAAAAATTGAAACTTTTACCAAAACCCAATTAAAAAAAGGTCTGCCTGACATCCGTCCAGGTGATACTGTTCGGGTTTATCAAAAGGTCAAAGAAAAAGATAAGGAGCGACTTCAGGCCTTTGAGGGTATAGTTCTTGCCAAAAAGCATGGAAAAGGAATTTCTGCTACAATAACTGTAAGAAAAGTGATTTCTGGGATTGGAGTAGAGAAAATTTTTCCTATTCACTCCCTGACTATTGAAAAAATAGAAATTTTAAAAAGAGGAAAAGTTAGGAGGGCAAAGCTTTATTACTTAAGAAAAGCGAAAGGCAAAAAAGCCCGGCTAAAAAGGAAAGAATTTACTGAAGCAATAGCTGAGGAAGAACCAAAAGAAGAAATCGTTAGAGAAAAACCAACGGAAGAGAAAAAAGAAGAGCCCAGGTGA
- a CDS encoding RluA family pseudouridine synthase, translating into METKIIYEDNDVLVIDKPAGIVTSDLYPDLKKVHRLDKETSGVLLIAKNDKALIFLQKQFKNRKVKKKYITLVVGNLKNNQGVIEALIGRAPKDRKKQKVYLPAEPGSKGKREAISEYKVIERFKDYTLVEVAPKTGRKHQIRCHFSYLGHPIAGDKMYGFKNQPCPEGLKRQFLHASYIKIKLPDGEIKEFKSALPDDLKLCLQKLKLLPKPN; encoded by the coding sequence ATGGAGACGAAAATAATTTATGAGGATAATGATGTCTTGGTGATTGATAAACCAGCAGGGATTGTAACGAGTGATTTATATCCTGATTTGAAAAAAGTTCATAGGTTAGATAAAGAAACTTCGGGAGTTCTTCTAATCGCAAAAAATGATAAGGCCTTGATTTTTTTGCAAAAACAATTTAAAAATAGAAAGGTAAAAAAGAAATATATTACTTTAGTTGTTGGAAATCTTAAAAATAATCAAGGGGTGATTGAAGCCTTAATTGGTAGAGCTCCGAAAGACAGAAAAAAGCAAAAAGTTTATCTTCCTGCTGAGCCTGGCTCCAAAGGAAAAAGAGAAGCAATTAGTGAATATAAGGTGATAGAAAGATTTAAAGATTACACTTTAGTTGAAGTTGCTCCCAAAACAGGAAGAAAGCATCAAATCAGATGCCATTTTTCTTATCTTGGCCATCCAATTGCTGGAGATAAAATGTATGGTTTTAAAAATCAGCCCTGCCCAGAAGGATTGAAACGCCAATTTTTACATGCCAGCTACATTAAAATAAAGCTGCCAGATGGAGAAATAAAAGAATTTAAGTCAGCATTGCCAGATGATTTAAAATTATGCCTACAAAAATTGAAACTTTTACCAAAACCCAATTAA
- the ftsH gene encoding ATP-dependent zinc metalloprotease FtsH — translation MKSLVKNFVFILLIFLIISAVFALFSQPFKKEKEISLTQLVEEINQEKIKKITVSGSELSILYQDETTAKSRKETESSLSESLMNLGIDSEKLKKVEIEAKKEQGTWLWLGPVLMFGLPLLLFGLFFWMIFRQAKAGATQAFSFTKARARLFGAEGHPKEKITFKDVAGLKEAKEELKEVVDFLKNPKKYLKIGARIPRGVLLMGPAGTGKTLLARAVAGQANVPFFHISGSEFVEMFVGVGAGRVRDLFSTAKKAAPSIIFIDELDAIGRHRGAGLGGGHDEREQTLNQILVEMDGFERETQVIVISATNRPDILDPALLRPGRFDRKVVLDLPDVNGRKQILEIHCQGKPLASSVNLREIAERTPGFSGADIANVVNEAAILAARRNKNQVYQKEFLESIEKVLLGPERKSHILSKKEKEIAAFHEAGHALVSASLPEAEPVRKISIIARGMAAGYTLKMPAEERKIKTKKEFLAELATLLGGYCAEKLKFREITTGAANDLKRASDLARKLVKEYGMSQLGPISFGEKEELVFLGKEISEQRNYSEKVAAQIDKEVEKFVKNAEKQATKILTKRKKLLNKIAQTLIVKETIEKEEFERLVKQRAPAFVPQKNKKPSRKPVPSLKIKMKEVR, via the coding sequence ATGAAATCTCTGGTTAAAAATTTTGTTTTTATTCTGCTTATCTTTCTGATAATTTCAGCAGTTTTTGCTTTATTTTCCCAGCCCTTTAAAAAGGAAAAAGAAATTTCTTTGACACAATTAGTTGAGGAGATTAATCAGGAAAAAATTAAAAAAATTACTGTTTCTGGCTCAGAGCTTTCTATCTTATATCAAGATGAAACAACGGCAAAATCAAGAAAAGAAACAGAAAGTTCTCTTTCTGAGTCTTTGATGAATCTGGGGATAGATTCAGAAAAATTAAAAAAAGTAGAAATTGAGGCAAAAAAAGAGCAAGGAACCTGGCTCTGGTTAGGACCTGTCTTGATGTTTGGACTTCCTCTTTTGCTTTTTGGTCTATTTTTCTGGATGATTTTCCGCCAGGCAAAAGCTGGAGCTACCCAGGCATTTAGTTTTACCAAAGCCAGAGCTCGACTTTTCGGCGCTGAAGGACATCCTAAAGAAAAAATCACTTTCAAGGATGTGGCTGGTTTAAAAGAGGCCAAAGAAGAATTGAAAGAGGTTGTTGATTTTCTAAAAAATCCTAAAAAATATTTAAAAATAGGGGCAAGGATTCCAAGAGGAGTCCTCTTAATGGGCCCAGCCGGCACAGGAAAAACCCTTTTGGCCCGTGCCGTGGCAGGGCAGGCTAATGTACCTTTTTTTCATATTTCAGGTTCAGAATTCGTAGAGATGTTTGTAGGAGTGGGCGCAGGAAGAGTACGTGATCTCTTTTCTACCGCCAAAAAAGCAGCTCCTTCAATTATTTTTATTGATGAACTTGATGCTATTGGCAGACACAGAGGAGCTGGTCTTGGTGGAGGACATGATGAAAGGGAACAAACTTTAAATCAAATTTTAGTAGAAATGGACGGTTTTGAAAGAGAAACCCAGGTCATAGTTATCTCTGCGACGAATCGCCCGGATATTTTGGATCCAGCTCTTTTGCGACCTGGCAGGTTTGACCGAAAAGTAGTTTTGGACCTGCCAGATGTTAATGGCCGGAAACAGATTTTGGAAATTCACTGTCAGGGCAAGCCCTTGGCTTCAAGTGTTAATTTAAGAGAAATTGCTGAAAGAACTCCAGGATTTTCTGGTGCTGACATAGCTAATGTTGTTAATGAAGCAGCTATCTTAGCTGCCAGAAGAAATAAAAATCAAGTTTATCAAAAAGAGTTTTTAGAATCGATTGAAAAGGTTTTATTAGGGCCTGAAAGAAAAAGCCATATTTTATCCAAAAAAGAAAAGGAAATTGCTGCTTTCCATGAAGCAGGCCATGCTTTAGTTTCTGCCTCTCTGCCTGAAGCTGAACCAGTCAGGAAAATCTCAATTATTGCCAGAGGTATGGCAGCTGGCTACACCTTAAAAATGCCAGCCGAGGAAAGGAAAATTAAAACAAAAAAAGAATTTTTAGCTGAACTAGCGACTTTACTTGGTGGTTACTGCGCTGAAAAGTTGAAATTTAGAGAAATTACCACTGGAGCAGCTAATGATTTAAAAAGAGCTTCTGACTTAGCTAGAAAATTAGTTAAAGAATACGGGATGTCTCAATTAGGACCAATCTCCTTTGGAGAAAAGGAAGAATTAGTTTTTCTAGGAAAAGAAATTTCAGAACAGAGAAATTATTCTGAAAAAGTAGCTGCCCAAATTGACAAAGAAGTTGAAAAATTTGTTAAAAACGCAGAAAAACAAGCAACAAAAATTTTAACTAAAAGAAAAAAATTACTTAATAAAATTGCCCAGACCTTAATTGTCAAAGAAACCATTGAAAAAGAAGAATTTGAGAGATTAGTAAAACAGAGGGCACCCGCCTTCGTCCCACAAAAAAATAAAAAACCAAGCAGAAAACCTGTCCCCTCCTTGAAAATCAAAATGAAAGAGGTAAGATAA
- a CDS encoding S1 RNA-binding domain-containing protein: protein MKEIIEKNDLLKPPKVGEIVQGKIVGKGKASVFLDLGTLGTGIIYGKEFYEAKDKLKDLKIGDSVFTKITDLENEEGYIELSLTKAGKELAWAQLSEKKGEDESIVVKISGANKGGLLTEVSGIPAFLPVSQLSLANYPKIEGGDTQKILRALQKFIGKEMEVKIFDFDQKEEKLILSEKAKETKKIKEILKNYKIGDAVEGEITGVVNFGAFIKFSPSVAATKGGPAEETPENLEGLIHISELDWQLIEDPSEIVKVGQKVKAKIIDISNGKVSLSLKALKKDPWKNIEKKYKKGDIAKGEVTKFNPFGAFIKISPQIQGLCHVSEFGSQKKMEETLKIGEKCDFKILLIEPAEHRMTLKLLP, encoded by the coding sequence ATGAAAGAAATAATTGAAAAAAATGATTTATTAAAACCACCCAAGGTTGGCGAGATTGTTCAGGGAAAAATTGTAGGAAAAGGCAAGGCCTCGGTGTTTTTGGATTTGGGAACTTTGGGAACAGGAATAATTTATGGGAAAGAATTTTACGAAGCAAAAGATAAATTGAAAGATTTAAAAATCGGGGATAGTGTCTTTACAAAAATAACTGACCTTGAAAATGAAGAAGGTTACATTGAACTTTCTTTAACTAAAGCAGGGAAAGAACTTGCCTGGGCGCAGCTCTCAGAGAAAAAGGGAGAAGATGAAAGTATCGTTGTAAAAATTTCAGGAGCAAACAAGGGAGGACTCTTAACAGAGGTATCGGGAATTCCTGCCTTTCTGCCGGTCTCTCAGCTCTCTCTTGCTAATTATCCTAAAATAGAAGGAGGGGATACTCAGAAAATTTTAAGAGCCCTTCAGAAATTTATTGGAAAAGAGATGGAAGTAAAAATATTTGACTTTGACCAAAAGGAAGAAAAACTCATTTTATCTGAGAAGGCAAAAGAAACCAAAAAAATAAAAGAAATCTTAAAAAATTACAAAATAGGAGATGCGGTTGAAGGAGAAATTACTGGTGTTGTAAATTTCGGCGCATTTATAAAATTCTCGCCCTCCGTAGCGGCAACGAAAGGAGGTCCCGCCGAGGAAACTCCGGAAAACTTAGAAGGCCTTATTCACATCTCTGAATTAGATTGGCAACTAATTGAAGACCCTTCAGAAATAGTTAAAGTTGGCCAAAAAGTTAAAGCAAAAATTATTGATATTTCAAATGGTAAGGTTTCCTTATCTCTAAAAGCCCTGAAAAAAGACCCTTGGAAGAATATTGAAAAAAAATATAAAAAGGGTGATATTGCAAAAGGGGAAGTAACAAAATTTAATCCCTTTGGCGCTTTTATTAAAATCTCTCCCCAAATTCAGGGATTGTGCCATGTTTCTGAATTTGGTTCTCAGAAAAAAATGGAGGAAACTCTGAAAATTGGAGAAAAATGCGACTTTAAAATCTTATTAATTGAGCCGGCTGAACACCGAATGACCCTGAAACTTTTACCCTGA
- a CDS encoding MBL fold metallo-hydrolase, with translation MNITWYGQSCFQISSAQGKNNHVSIIIDPFGGDIGLKLPRKLEADVVLVSHDHFDHNNIKAVSGQPLVIKGPGEYEIKGVFVQGISGFHDNSQGAKRGNVTIYTIETEGMRMCHLGDLGQKELSSDQLDKIGEVDILMIPVGGIYTIDAGEAIKVMAQIEPKITIPMHYQIPKLKIKLEGIGKFLKALGIKSLEPLPKLSIRKKDISSEEAKIIVLKP, from the coding sequence ATGAACATTACTTGGTACGGACAATCTTGTTTTCAAATTTCCTCAGCGCAGGGGAAAAACAATCACGTCTCAATTATAATTGACCCCTTTGGAGGGGATATTGGCTTAAAGCTTCCCAGAAAGCTTGAAGCTGATGTTGTGTTGGTCAGCCACGACCATTTTGACCATAACAATATTAAGGCAGTTTCTGGTCAGCCCTTGGTTATAAAAGGACCTGGTGAATATGAAATAAAAGGAGTCTTTGTTCAAGGGATTTCTGGTTTTCATGATAACTCTCAAGGAGCAAAAAGAGGAAATGTAACAATTTATACTATTGAGACAGAGGGAATGCGAATGTGCCATTTAGGGGACCTGGGTCAAAAAGAATTAAGTTCTGACCAACTTGATAAAATTGGTGAAGTTGACATACTAATGATTCCGGTTGGAGGAATTTATACAATTGACGCTGGCGAGGCAATAAAAGTAATGGCTCAGATTGAACCCAAAATTACAATACCAATGCATTATCAAATTCCCAAACTTAAAATCAAGCTTGAAGGAATAGGTAAATTTTTAAAAGCTCTGGGGATAAAATCCTTAGAGCCATTACCTAAGTTATCTATTAGGAAAAAAGACATTTCTTCTGAGGAAGCAAAAATAATTGTGTTGAAACCGTAA
- the gyrA gene encoding DNA gyrase subunit A — MNKEQKTTSKVGSIRDREITEEMRESYIDYAMSVIISRALPDVRDGLKPVHRRILYAMHEMGLGYTAKFRKSAAVIGEVLGKFHPHGDQAVYDAAMRMAQDFSLRYPLIQGQGNVGSIDDPSEFAAMRYTEMKLSKIGEEMLRDIGKDTVDFRPNYDGTRKEPIVSPSPLPQLLLNGSLGIAVGMATNIPPHNLSEVSDALIYLIDHPKVTIEDLFKFIRGPDFPTGGAIFGKKEIISAYSQGKGPIVVRGKAEAVEKKERRQQIIITEIPFQVQKSSLIEQFAKLVQDKRIQGIKDIRDESDREGMRIVLDLQRDAYPKKVLNRLYKFSDLQKTFHLNMLALVDGIQPRVLSLVDFLNYFIVHRKEVVVRRTKYDLERAKERTHILEGLNKCLTKIDAVIKTIKASKNREEAQKNLIKKFKLTEIQANAILETKLAALAKLERKKIEDELKEMRAKIKEFTAILKSPQKIKEVVKKELEELKENFGDERKTKVFAQKVGEIAEEDLIPLEETIITLTRGGYIKRINPATYKIQRRGGKGILGMKTLQDDVVEHFLLAQTHDSLLFFIDSGKVFRTLVYEIPEGARVARGRGLLNFIEVSPEEKVLSLMTLGKEDINLGIKNLVMVTQNGIIKKTALGEFKNVRRSGLIAIKLRKSDLLKKVAKSTGQNEIIIVTKKGQSIRFKEQDIREMGRPASGVKGIRLRKGDKVVGMDMIEQETRNKKQETRKYLLVVTENGYGKRTDLREYKLQGRGGTGIKTANITTKTGELVASRLLTGEEEDLIVISQKGQVIRAKISSIPKISRATQGVKIMRLDERDKVASATCI; from the coding sequence ATGAATAAAGAACAGAAAACAACAAGCAAAGTGGGGAGTATAAGGGATCGGGAGATAACCGAAGAGATGAGAGAGTCCTACATTGATTACGCAATGTCAGTTATTATTTCGCGAGCCCTTCCTGATGTTCGCGATGGCTTAAAACCTGTTCATCGCCGAATTTTGTATGCCATGCACGAGATGGGACTAGGATATACTGCTAAATTTAGAAAATCGGCTGCCGTAATTGGAGAAGTTCTTGGGAAATTCCATCCTCACGGCGACCAGGCAGTTTATGATGCTGCAATGAGAATGGCTCAAGATTTTTCATTAAGATATCCTTTGATTCAAGGACAAGGGAATGTAGGCTCTATTGACGATCCGAGCGAGTTTGCAGCTATGAGATATACCGAGATGAAGCTCTCAAAAATTGGCGAAGAAATGTTAAGAGATATTGGAAAAGATACAGTTGATTTTAGACCTAACTATGATGGTACAAGAAAAGAACCAATAGTTTCACCCTCTCCTCTGCCTCAACTTCTTTTAAATGGTTCTTTGGGAATTGCCGTTGGGATGGCTACTAATATCCCTCCTCACAATCTTTCTGAAGTTTCAGACGCTTTAATTTACTTGATTGACCATCCTAAGGTAACAATCGAGGACCTTTTTAAATTCATCAGAGGTCCGGATTTCCCAACCGGAGGGGCAATTTTTGGCAAAAAAGAAATAATTTCCGCCTATTCTCAAGGGAAAGGGCCAATTGTAGTTCGTGGGAAAGCAGAGGCAGTGGAAAAAAAGGAACGGCGTCAACAAATTATTATTACTGAGATTCCTTTCCAAGTTCAAAAGTCAAGTTTAATTGAGCAGTTTGCCAAATTGGTTCAAGACAAAAGAATTCAAGGGATAAAGGATATCAGGGATGAATCAGACAGAGAAGGGATGAGAATTGTGCTTGACCTTCAAAGAGACGCTTATCCCAAGAAGGTTTTAAACCGGCTTTACAAGTTTAGTGATTTGCAAAAAACCTTTCATCTAAATATGTTAGCCCTGGTAGATGGAATTCAGCCAAGGGTATTATCGCTTGTTGACTTTTTAAATTATTTTATCGTTCACAGGAAAGAAGTGGTTGTTAGAAGGACAAAATATGATTTAGAGCGGGCCAAAGAAAGAACCCATATTTTAGAAGGTTTAAACAAGTGCCTGACAAAGATTGATGCGGTAATAAAAACGATTAAGGCCTCAAAAAATAGAGAGGAAGCTCAGAAGAATTTAATCAAGAAATTTAAATTAACTGAAATTCAGGCTAATGCTATTTTAGAAACAAAATTAGCTGCTTTGGCAAAGTTAGAAAGAAAGAAAATTGAGGATGAACTTAAAGAAATGCGGGCTAAAATTAAAGAGTTTACGGCAATTCTTAAAAGCCCTCAGAAAATAAAAGAAGTTGTCAAAAAAGAATTAGAAGAACTTAAAGAGAATTTTGGGGATGAAAGGAAAACAAAAGTTTTTGCTCAAAAAGTTGGAGAGATTGCAGAAGAGGATTTAATCCCCTTAGAGGAGACAATTATTACCTTAACCCGGGGGGGTTATATTAAGAGAATAAATCCTGCCACTTATAAAATTCAAAGAAGAGGAGGAAAGGGGATTTTGGGAATGAAAACCTTACAGGATGATGTTGTTGAGCATTTTCTTTTAGCTCAGACACACGACTCATTGCTTTTCTTTATTGATTCGGGAAAAGTTTTCAGAACTTTGGTTTATGAAATTCCTGAAGGGGCACGGGTGGCTCGGGGCAGAGGCCTTTTGAATTTCATTGAGGTTTCCCCTGAAGAAAAGGTTTTATCTTTAATGACTCTCGGTAAGGAGGACATCAATCTGGGGATAAAAAATTTAGTAATGGTAACCCAAAATGGTATAATAAAGAAAACTGCTTTGGGGGAGTTTAAAAATGTTCGGAGGTCCGGCTTGATTGCAATAAAACTTAGAAAAAGCGACCTTTTAAAAAAAGTTGCCAAGAGCACCGGCCAAAATGAGATAATTATAGTAACAAAAAAAGGCCAATCCATCCGATTTAAAGAGCAAGATATAAGAGAAATGGGGAGACCGGCTTCGGGTGTCAAGGGAATTAGGTTAAGAAAGGGAGATAAGGTGGTGGGGATGGACATGATAGAACAAGAAACAAGAAACAAGAAACAAGAAACAAGAAAATATTTATTAGTAGTGACAGAGAATGGGTATGGGAAGAGAACAGATTTGAGAGAATACAAATTGCAAGGAAGAGGAGGAACGGGCATTAAAACAGCTAATATTACTACCAAAACCGGAGAACTGGTTGCCTCAAGGCTTTTAACAGGCGAGGAGGAAGATTTGATTGTTATTTCTCAAAAGGGTCAGGTAATTAGGGCAAAGATTTCCTCAATTCCCAAAATCAGCCGAGCAACTCAAGGAGTAAAAATAATGAGATTAGACGAAAGAGACAAAGTTGCTTCAGCCACCTGCATTTAA
- a CDS encoding class I SAM-dependent methyltransferase → MNQSFLNPEEVLDQLELRLDMVAAEFGCGSGGFAIPLAKRLEEGLVYGLDIQRAPLSALKSRALLENITNIRTICSDLEKPKGSTLTRSSVDLVFIPNVLFQIKDKNAIISEAERVLKNKGKLVVIDWAPKAPQGPEEGRISPKEVKKITEKIGFKLEKEFEAGKYHFGLIFEKP, encoded by the coding sequence ATGAATCAGTCTTTTCTAAATCCAGAAGAAGTATTAGACCAACTTGAGCTGCGTCTGGATATGGTTGCAGCTGAGTTTGGTTGTGGTTCAGGCGGTTTTGCTATTCCTTTGGCAAAAAGATTGGAAGAGGGATTAGTTTATGGTTTAGATATTCAGCGAGCTCCCCTCTCTGCTTTAAAAAGCCGAGCCCTTTTGGAAAATATCACTAATATTAGAACTATCTGCTCTGATTTAGAAAAACCAAAAGGTTCAACATTAACTAGATCTTCAGTGGATTTGGTATTTATCCCCAACGTACTTTTTCAAATAAAAGATAAAAATGCTATAATATCAGAAGCAGAGAGAGTTTTGAAAAATAAAGGGAAATTAGTAGTAATTGACTGGGCACCCAAGGCGCCCCAAGGACCTGAGGAGGGAAGGATTTCTCCAAAAGAAGTAAAAAAAATCACGGAGAAAATAGGATTTAAATTAGAAAAAGAATTTGAAGCAGGAAAATATCATTTTGGACTTATTTTTGAAAAACCCTAA
- a CDS encoding Hsp20/alpha crystallin family protein: MTDFFEKLKKGMDVEELPEEESSVVLAAAKTKPEKRKKPVNPARDYKGKEETPRKKISNGVKKAKKIEIKKEKTEKKKIETGKEKKWFEPEGQLTIDVYQTDKEIIIQSAIAGIEPEDLDITIENDLVIIRGNRERKFTEEKKNYFYQECYWGRFSREIILPAEVDSSRAEATIENGILTIRIPKIEREKKRKIAVRE; encoded by the coding sequence ATGACAGATTTTTTTGAGAAACTTAAAAAAGGAATGGATGTTGAAGAATTACCAGAAGAAGAATCTTCCGTTGTTTTGGCTGCTGCTAAAACTAAACCAGAGAAAAGAAAAAAGCCAGTAAATCCCGCTAGAGATTACAAAGGTAAAGAAGAAACACCAAGAAAGAAAATCTCTAACGGGGTAAAGAAAGCCAAAAAGATTGAAATAAAAAAGGAAAAAACTGAAAAGAAAAAGATTGAAACAGGAAAGGAAAAAAAATGGTTTGAACCAGAGGGGCAATTAACGATTGATGTTTATCAAACAGATAAAGAAATTATTATTCAGTCAGCTATTGCTGGAATAGAGCCAGAAGATTTAGATATCACTATTGAAAATGATTTAGTCATCATAAGGGGAAATAGAGAAAGGAAATTTACAGAAGAGAAAAAAAATTATTTTTATCAAGAATGTTATTGGGGCAGGTTTTCCAGAGAGATTATTCTACCTGCAGAAGTTGACAGCTCAAGAGCTGAAGCCACAATAGAAAATGGAATTTTAACTATTAGAATACCAAAAATTGAAAGAGAAAAGAAAAGAAAGATAGCTGTGAGAGAATAG